A segment of the Populus nigra chromosome 12, ddPopNigr1.1, whole genome shotgun sequence genome:
ttctccctACTTGATCTTGGAAGTTATGGTTGATATATCATTGAACCTTGGTAATCCATTTTAACTTATCAACAGGCCCATCTGACAATTTTAACTGGTTTTTGTGATTCTGATATCAATTTCTGCTACTAGACTTGTGGCCTGATATTTATTGCAGAATTTGGATCAACTAATGGGCATGCATGCTTGAACTGATTTGCAGTAATAAGTTGAATATAGGGAAGTTGTTTGAAGCTAGTGAAGGcccatgtttttgttttggaaaaatCTTTAACTCCTTTCTATTATAacttttctttatgaaaggagagataaaatttaatttaaagtcaTATTCATGACACCTTTGTGTAATAAAGCTTCAtcgttggggggggggggtagaGTTTCTGCAGGTTTGAACAAAACTGGACAGGAGTTTTCAGCATGAAATTCATTTTGATTCTATCTCAACCGGAACTTGTGCTGCAGAAAGTTAGAGATGGCGGGAATCTTAGCATGTCAAGCTCTGACTGGGAATGTGCTTGTATATCTGATAAACTTCACAGGGGTTTTCAGCttgaaagaaattttgttttttttttatttttgactggCTCTTGTGCTACCAAAAGTGTGGTCCTGGAAAAATCAGTGACAACCATAATTTTAGCATATCGCGGTCTAATTGGTGTTTGTGATCTTCTTATGTTCAGATTTTATCTATGATTTCCCTTCTAAGTTTATCTGGATTCTGAAAATCAAATCTGGAAAATTTGGATATCATTGTTTGAAAACAAAGCATCATCAATTTTGACCTCTATGCTTATGAAATTACTCAATTCTACACTTTAGGAATACATTTGTTTACAATTCGAAATTCCTGTGTTCTTTGTTGCCATTGCATTAATGTCTACCATTTTGAATCTTAGGTACATGATACTGGCGACAACAACTGTGTCAACATTTGTAAAATATGTTTTCTATGTGAGTGACATGCTTATGGAAGGACAATGGGAAAGAAAGCCTGTCTACACCTTCTACATGGAACTTGTTCGGGACTTGCTGCACTTGTCTATGTATTTGTGCTTCTTCCTTGTCATTTTCATGTAAGTAATCAAGTTTGATGTTGATTCTCATTCTGGCATCTTGTATATATGAAAAGTATTTGTAGTTTACGTACCCTATTTGCCCACATGGACATTACTTTGATAGTATACACATTCAATGTTATAGACATTGACATGCTGCAATGAGAGTATTTGACTACATATAGATCTAACACTTGTGAAGGATGCAATGTGATATTGACTTGCAAACCTGTTTTCATTATGATGAGTTGAAGATGGACATATTTTACTTGGCAACTATTGTAACATCTTCCTACTAATTTTTTTAGGAGTGATGTTATCTGGCTTGTAGAGCTTTTTGACTAGTAGGATGTGTATTTCAAGTATCTTTTTTTAAGGTTGGATGGAAAAAATAAAGGTCATCTCCATTGTTATAAAACACAGATATGATGTTATAGATGCTGGCTATTGCGGGTTAGATATGATAGTCATGGCAGTTTTAGgtgtgatattatttttttttggtggttaTTGGAGCTGTTTTGATCAATTGAATGATGGGCTGTAACATAGtcctaaaatatattatgtgaTGGCATGGTGCATAGCAGAAGACATTTAAAACCATGCCGATCCCTTGTTTTAATCTTGGTTTCAGGAAGTGACTTCTATCTACTGAGAAACTCAAATTGTTTTGTCACATAGCTAAAGAACTGTGGTTCAAAGTCCAGTTTATGGAGAATTGGACAATATGTTTGACAAATTTTTAAtggttattttctttgatttctcttgaaaatgacttgtttttttaatcttagacAGGTGTGTGTGCATGCATACATACACATGTATTGTATGCACATTCACAGATATATCCACATTATCTATTTacttttacatttattttgaaaCACAACCTGGTAATAACTAGAAAGGAACCTCGATGGCAAGTGTCACACTTTCTATACTTCTGAAACTGGTGCCAGAGAATATATTTGTGCCACAAATTATATGCGCATAGATCTTgtgtgaaaaaaattagaaagggtGGATTTTGAAAACATGGAAGTGGCTTAACAAGAAAGTAGTTAGTGTGCTATTGGGGAACTATTTAAATTTCCGTAGAACCCTCTTTTGCTGATCCATCTTATCATTGCACGCCCACACATGTACATTCATCTCTTCTCGGAATGACATTGAGATTACATCTTAGGTTGACTTGTTATTGTCACtttatcaaaattgattttcaatctaTTTATCTTGAAGCCCCTTATGGGACTGAAAGTGCATTATAAATGCTAACTCAAATTGATAATCCAAGGCTACATCATCATAAGTCTGTATGCACTACAAACATAGCTGCCTTGATTGGAAAATGTTCTTGCTGGTATAGGACATTGAAATTGTACTATAGGAAAAATTTGTTTGATGTgtaaattgcaataaaattgaaagtgaGTGTTGCAGAAAGCAATGGGGATAGCGGCCAAGAATCATGTGTTGACTTGATGCCTAAATATTTCGAATTGTTGCAATTTTTGTTGTAGTTGTTTGCTtatatggattttgttttaaatcgtttattaataatttgtatTACAATCAAtgcatttgtttatttatttcaatgtgtttgtttatttatttatttcataccactagattttttttttctttcgattGTTTgcagatattttaatatgtttaagtTATGCACTGCACATTAACCCTATactttttgatatatttgttcCTTGAATAAATCTGAGTTTGTTTATGCAGGAACTATGGTGTGCCTTTGCACTTAATACGGGAGCTTTATGAGACATTCAGGAATTTCAAAATTCGTGTTGCTGACTACATTCGTTATCGGAAGATCACTTCCAATATGAATGATCGGTTTCCAGATGCAACAGCCGAAGAGCTTAATGTGTGAGTTCTAAACCTTCTTTAGCATTTATGTTTATGACACTTTATTGAATGCTCATTTGTATCAAGATTCTCAGTTTTTGTTTCTCATAATGTTCAGAAGTGATGCAACCTGTATTATTTGTCGTGAAGAGATGACCACAGCCAAAAAGTTAATCTGTGGAcatctttttcatgttcatTGTCTGCGTTCGTGGCTGGAGCGACAACATACTTGCCCTACATGCAGAGCCCTAGTTGTCCCACCTGAAAATGGTGCAAGTACAGCTGGAGGACAACATGGAGCACAGCCAGATACTCATCAACAGGGTAATTATGGTGACATATCTTTACCAACCCTCTTCTTCTTAAGCTTATTTTACCAAGAAgctataataataaatcatgttACTTTAGCATTGTTTTTGATTGAATGCACACTCGGAAATGGTGAATTGTTTTTGcagaaaaatttattatatgtaCTAATGTGGCAGCTTTGTAGAAGTCAGCAAATTGGTGCTATTTGTTAACTTTGTGAATGCTTTTCATGCACATGATTGCATACTGACTTGTACACTTTTAATGGGTTTTACAATATAGACATTGATGTTgaatttactttcttttctctAGGTCACTATCTAGGATTTGTAGTTCTTGAACATGAAACTTGATGAATTtggaagaaatatgtgggaGATGAATCATTTAAAATCCTCATCGTACTTAATAGATAGAGGCTATCATTATAAATCAGACTGCTACTTCACCCCTGCCATCCACCCCCTGTGTCTTTCCTAtgggagaaaaaagagagaattacAAAGAACAGCCATATGATTAGACATGTGTCACCATATGACTTTCTTATGATGATTGAGTTCTATGAGGTTTGGTTTGATGGCTTTCTTATCTTTGCTGTCAAAGGTAATGAATGTGAAAACATCATTGGATGTTAAATAAATAGACAGCAAAATGCTGAGTTGATTTTGTAGTTACACTGTTATATTcaccattttttaattgaaatcgtGAATAATAATACTGGTATCTTCAGCATTATTGTTAGACACCCCACCTAGCTGCCTCAACGCCGCAAGGTGAGGCAATATGATTTGGTGCTGTCTAGCCAAGGGACACTCACCttagcctctctttttttttgttacttatGTCCACTCTTACAATAATTCTCTATTTTAACTTTATATAGCTCATGAATGAGGGTTACTATTGTAAAAGAACCAAGGAGTCGAGCATTTTATTATCTactaaagacaaaaaaaaagagcattgaAGATGtcaagataattaaaatattttggtgAGTTCCCATGTGAGAGCCACCTCTACAATGCCAACTGGGCAGTCACTTTGGATGAGACCATTCCATCCTAACTCTGTCTTGGTAACACCCTCACTGGTTCAAAAGTTGTGGAATCTTCAATTATGTGAATAAATGGTGTCTACCATGCCTTGTTGCATTAAAGCCCCCTTGTGCCATCAATGACTATGGCATTCTATGGAATTCAACTTACAGCTTCATTAATTTAATGGAGAAGGTAATGGGGCAATGGAAGGTATCTCATTGAAAAACTATAGAATGAAAATTGGAAAGGAGCTCAACCACATGGATGTGGTATGAAAAAGGCCATTATCCTACAAACACAAAGGATGATCTACCTGAAATGAAGGAAGGAACATTGAGGATTCAACTGTGTTCAGAAACCAGATTTCAGAAGTGATTTTAGCCAATTTCCCTTTTTGTGCATAATGTGTTGTTATTTGACTGTTAGTCTGATGTGATCAGAAGCCAGCTTCATCCACAGCCATTAATCAGCTATGGAATCATGCAGTCTGATTAACATAGGAagccatgcatttttttttaatattttccttGGATTGAAATAGCACtgcatggataaaaaaaaatcgcaaTTTTCCTTGTAGGATgtattttccttttccctttgttATTCagtgttctttttttaagttatgtTGTTGGAGCAAGCATAGAAACTTAACGTTTatgattatataattattcagtGAAGCTGacttcttgttttgaatttcattagctaattgttgaaattttgtacAGGAATAGGCACTGTAACTACTGCAGCTCAGGTTTCAGCTGGTGGTGTGGCTGATGATAGTTTGATCCAGAATCAGGTCAGACTccaagctgctgctgctgctgcttctttaTACGAGAAGTCATTCACATATCCTTCAGCAAACACTCCAGTGTGGTATGCCCTTCTACCCAGTAgtaatatctatatattaataAACAGCATGTGCACTGGGTTTGATCTTGGTTCTGTTAACTCATCttatatatgatttgtatgCCTGTGGGTGTCTACTCTCATACAGATGCATGCATGCTCCTTGCACTCTTGTTTTCAATCTTATGTCAGATTTTGAAATGGACTCGAAACTTGGCACCTCAGAAACATATTCTTGTAATTATTGTGCTGAAACTAGATGCGACAAATTTCTTGAGGTTCTATACGCTTAATTACTTTCTGCATTCCCCATCCTACTGTTTACTTTTTCAGACATGATGAAGGCCCAGGCTGTCTATTCCTATATTTATGTCCTCTTGCAACCAATTTGTGGTTCCAACTAGTGGCTATAGTCGAATTTTGGAAAGAACTAATCCTCAGTATTTGCAGGTCTCCTGGATATGCCTTAATACCTCAAGTTCAAAGACCTTTGGCTGACAGGACTACCGTGGAGTCAGGTGGAGAGCAAGGTTTCATTGGACAACAACACCTGCAGTTTTCTATCCATGGTGGGCCACCAAACTTGTCCTTTCCTCAACTTCCCCACTGTGTCTTTATCCCCTTTCAGGCACCTAGTGCTAGTGTGTATCAGGGAGAGAGAGCGGGCAGTACACCAATCTCTAAGTTGGAAGCTCAGAAAAATTTTCTTCGACACCAGATTGAGGTATCATTAAGTGCAGTTTACAGATTCTTTTCTGTCCCtggttgtttttattattattttggtttgtgtTATGCAATGTTGAACGAGTGAGTCTTATTTGTAATATTGGTAAGATTCTGATTCCAAGTCTTTTTCCATGTAATTGTTACTTGTTATTCAATGCATAACAAGGCTAATTATGTAAATACTGTGGCCTGACTTGAGTTtgtgaaaaatcacaaaatcagAAAATATCCAAATGTgccttttttcatgttttgaaattCTGGAAGAAAgcttttatatatttctatgTTGAGTTGTGAATTAAACAAGTTGATACAACCTTGTTTGTGGGAATTGGTTGTCCTATATGAACTATATCATCAAGACAGATTATTAGGTGCTCCATATGTAAATGTATTGCTCCAATCACCtgtttaaatataatttctataGTAGATTAACAATGCATTGGTTCTAGTTAATTGTCTCTGAGCTTAAATATTTGGCATTTTAAGCAAATTATGTTGGTTTCTCAGTGACATGTTTCTCATGCTCAGCCTTTTGCCCTTTTCAATAGGTCCTGCAAAGTCAGCTCCAACTACTACAGAAGCCAGAGACTGAGGAAAGCACGCTTTTGGCACCCACAACATTGCCAGACAATAAAGACAAGACTGCTGGATCATCATCCTCTGTATCAGAGTCTGGTCGTCATGCAGAGATTGGAGAGACTGATCTCTCCTGATGCATAATCCTCAAGTAACTGCATTATGATGTCGAGAATAAACAGTGTTGATACATATAGGGAAAAGAATTTGAGAGACGTAGGGGCAGTGAGAAAAAGCAGGGAGTTAACATCCATCTCCCTCCctccccatttttttttctttccatagtACAAGTTAAAATCGTACAATTTTTCTCCAAGTTAGGCATCGATTATTTACTGGAAATATTTACTGGAAAGtaggttttttttagaaaataaattgttgaaaagtaaattattttttgatgtttaatagtatcatgaaaaattaaaaaatatttttcaatgtttggttatgtcatggaaaatgagttgaaaaataaaaagaaataaatcttataaattaaaaagttgaatgagaaaaaatttttaatttaataaattatctcaaataaaataaataacaataaaaaataataaagaataaatctaatagattaaaaagttaaaaagataataaaatttttaaaaaatatataatttcattaaatattttaaataaaataaataagaattaaaagaataagaattaaatttgatagataagagataaattatttaattattttaaataaaataaataataattaaaattaaaat
Coding sequences within it:
- the LOC133670166 gene encoding ERAD-associated E3 ubiquitin-protein ligase HRD1B-like isoform X1; protein product: MMRLRTYAGVSSVATLAIIYHAFNSRGQFYPAMVYLSTSKISLVLLLNVGLVIMCILWQLTKRLFLGSLREAEVERLNEQSWRELMEILFAITIFRQDFSVTFLAMVTALLLIKALHWLAQKRVEYIETTPSVNYLSHVRIVSFLGFLLLVDSLFLYSSVKHLLETRQASVSLFFSFEYMILATTTVSTFVKYVFYVSDMLMEGQWERKPVYTFYMELVRDLLHLSMYLCFFLVIFMNYGVPLHLIRELYETFRNFKIRVADYIRYRKITSNMNDRFPDATAEELNVSDATCIICREEMTTAKKLICGHLFHVHCLRSWLERQHTCPTCRALVVPPENGASTAGGQHGAQPDTHQQGNYGIGTVTTAAQVSAGGVADDSLIQNQVRLQAAAAAASLYEKSFTYPSANTPVWSPGYALIPQVQRPLADRTTVESGGEQGFIGQQHLQFSIHGGPPNLSFPQLPHCVFIPFQAPSASVYQGERAGSTPISKLEAQKNFLRHQIEVLQSQLQLLQKPETEESTLLAPTTLPDNKDKTAGSSSSVSESGRHAEIGETDLS
- the LOC133670166 gene encoding ERAD-associated E3 ubiquitin-protein ligase HRD1B-like isoform X2; its protein translation is MMRLRTYAGVSSVATLAIIYHAFNSRGQFYPAMVYLSTSKISLVLLLNVGLVIMCILWQLTKRLFLGSLREAEVERLNEQSWRELMEILFAITIFRQDFSVTFLAMVTALLLIKALHWLAQKRVEYIETTPSVNYLSHVRIVSFLGFLLLVDSLFLYSSVKHLLETRQASVSLFFSFEYMILATTTVSTFVKYVFYVSDMLMEGQWERKPVYTFYMELVRDLLHLSMYLCFFLVIFMNYGVPLHLIRELYETFRNFKIRVADYIRYRKITSNMNDRFPDATAEELNVSDATCIICREEMTTAKKLICGHLFHVHCLRSWLERQHTCPTCRALVVPPENGASTAGGQHGAQPDTHQQGIGTVTTAAQVSAGGVADDSLIQNQVRLQAAAAAASLYEKSFTYPSANTPVWSPGYALIPQVQRPLADRTTVESGGEQGFIGQQHLQFSIHGGPPNLSFPQLPHCVFIPFQAPSASVYQGERAGSTPISKLEAQKNFLRHQIEVLQSQLQLLQKPETEESTLLAPTTLPDNKDKTAGSSSSVSESGRHAEIGETDLS